In Saccharicrinis fermentans DSM 9555 = JCM 21142, a genomic segment contains:
- a CDS encoding glycine--tRNA ligase, protein MAQEDVFKKLVAHCKEYGFVFQSSEIYDGLGAVYDYGQLGVELKNNIKKYWYDAMVKLNENVVGLDSAIFMHPTTWKASGHVDAFNDPLIDNKDSKKRYRADVLIEDLIQKIEGKIEKEVTKAKKRFGESFDEAQFKSTNPRVLANQEKINTIHTRFAKALNDNDLEDLKQIIIDYDVVCPISGTKNWTDVRQFNLMFATEMGSTADGANTIYLRPETAQGIFVNFLNVQKTGRMKIPFGIAQIGKAFRNEIVARQFIFRMREFEQMEMQFFVRPGEEMKWFEYWKDFRMKWHKSLGMGDEKYRYHDHEKLAHYANAATDIEYRMPFGFKEVEGIHSRTDFDLSQHQEHSGKKLQYFDPELNKNYVPYVVETSIGVDRMFLSIMAGAYTEDEVEDAKGRKETRVMLKLPAALAPVKMAVLPLLKKDGLPEKAREIVNTLKFDYNLQYDEKDSIGKRYRRQDAIGTPFCITVDHQTLEDHTVTIRYRDTMEQERVAIADLEKILEEKVSMKNLFKQLV, encoded by the coding sequence ATGGCTCAGGAAGATGTTTTTAAAAAATTAGTGGCCCACTGCAAAGAGTACGGGTTTGTGTTTCAATCAAGTGAGATCTACGATGGGTTGGGAGCAGTGTATGATTACGGCCAGTTGGGTGTTGAACTAAAAAACAACATAAAAAAGTACTGGTACGATGCCATGGTTAAGCTCAATGAAAATGTGGTAGGACTGGATTCTGCCATTTTTATGCACCCTACCACTTGGAAGGCTTCAGGACATGTTGACGCTTTTAATGATCCCTTGATTGACAATAAGGATAGCAAGAAACGCTATCGAGCTGATGTATTGATTGAGGACTTAATACAAAAGATTGAAGGCAAAATAGAAAAAGAAGTAACCAAAGCAAAGAAACGGTTTGGGGAATCTTTTGATGAGGCGCAGTTTAAGAGTACGAACCCACGTGTTTTGGCTAATCAGGAAAAGATTAATACCATCCATACACGTTTTGCCAAGGCCTTAAATGATAATGATCTGGAAGATTTAAAACAGATTATTATTGATTATGATGTGGTATGTCCTATTTCAGGAACTAAAAACTGGACGGATGTGCGTCAGTTTAACTTGATGTTTGCCACTGAAATGGGATCGACAGCTGATGGTGCTAATACGATTTATCTGCGTCCGGAAACGGCTCAAGGTATCTTTGTCAACTTCTTGAATGTGCAGAAAACCGGACGGATGAAGATTCCTTTTGGTATTGCGCAGATTGGAAAAGCTTTTCGTAATGAAATCGTAGCGCGTCAGTTTATTTTCCGCATGCGTGAGTTTGAACAGATGGAGATGCAGTTTTTTGTACGTCCTGGCGAAGAGATGAAATGGTTTGAGTATTGGAAAGACTTCCGTATGAAATGGCATAAGTCGTTGGGTATGGGAGATGAGAAGTACCGTTACCACGATCATGAAAAATTGGCGCATTATGCCAATGCAGCTACAGATATTGAATACCGTATGCCATTTGGATTTAAAGAGGTAGAGGGTATTCACTCGCGTACCGATTTTGATTTGAGCCAACATCAGGAGCATTCAGGTAAAAAGTTACAGTATTTCGATCCTGAATTAAACAAAAACTATGTTCCTTATGTGGTGGAGACATCCATTGGCGTGGATCGTATGTTTTTGAGTATCATGGCCGGTGCATATACCGAAGATGAGGTGGAGGATGCAAAGGGCAGGAAGGAAACACGTGTGATGCTAAAATTGCCAGCAGCTTTGGCTCCTGTAAAAATGGCTGTGTTGCCTTTACTAAAAAAGGATGGTTTGCCCGAAAAAGCGCGTGAGATTGTGAATACCTTGAAATTTGATTATAATCTGCAATACGATGAGAAAGACTCCATCGGGAAACGCTATCGTCGTCAGGATGCTATCGGAACACCTTTCTGTATCACCGTGGATCATCAAACATTAGAGGATCATACAGTAACTATTCGTTATCGTGATACGATGGAGCAAGAACGGGTGGCTATTGCTGATCTGGAAAAAATATTGGAAGAAAAGGTAAGTATGAAAAATTTATTTAAGCAGCTTGTTTAG
- a CDS encoding glycosyltransferase translates to MKVLIINKSTSNGGAAVAAYRLFNALKESGTDVKMLVEESSEGFNQVESIAHSKKEKKKAFRRFVKERLCFLPYEKNKKVRFKFSPASSGIDISKHPLVQEADIIHLHWVNQGFLSLKSLEKLFKLNKKIVWTLHDMWPFTGGCHYAGDCENFMNGCGKCQFLRNSGKKDLSHRILQRKKKLWNTTQMNAVGCSQWMEKAAKDSTLLQNHPVINIPNPIDPSVFCSLDKQQCRQEFDLPQKKKLLLFGAANINDPRKGFKQLIQALEFMDVRHPHLVKELELVTFGDCKSQAINKLPYKWHKIDFISDQNKIANLYNCADAFALPSMEDNLPNTAMESLACGVPVVAFNTGGVPEMIKHKETGYLATANNCDDFGMGIYHLLYENNADYMKYATTAFAKEKYANNTVAKQYNELYTSLVS, encoded by the coding sequence ATGAAAGTTCTGATAATTAATAAATCGACCAGCAATGGAGGTGCGGCTGTCGCAGCCTACAGGCTGTTTAATGCCCTTAAAGAAAGCGGTACAGATGTAAAGATGTTGGTTGAAGAATCAAGCGAAGGATTCAATCAGGTTGAAAGCATTGCTCATTCGAAAAAAGAAAAAAAGAAGGCTTTCAGGAGATTTGTCAAGGAACGACTTTGTTTTTTACCCTATGAGAAAAATAAAAAAGTACGTTTTAAATTTTCGCCTGCCAGTTCAGGAATAGATATCAGCAAACACCCTTTGGTACAAGAAGCCGATATTATTCATCTACATTGGGTAAACCAAGGCTTTCTTTCGCTAAAATCATTAGAGAAATTGTTTAAATTAAATAAAAAGATAGTATGGACACTACATGATATGTGGCCTTTCACTGGAGGATGCCACTATGCCGGTGACTGCGAAAATTTCATGAACGGCTGCGGCAAATGCCAATTTCTACGAAATTCAGGTAAAAAAGATCTTTCTCACAGAATACTTCAACGGAAAAAGAAATTATGGAATACTACCCAGATGAATGCGGTTGGATGTAGCCAATGGATGGAAAAGGCAGCCAAGGACAGTACTCTATTGCAAAATCACCCTGTAATAAATATACCCAACCCTATCGACCCCTCTGTATTTTGTAGTTTAGATAAACAACAATGCCGCCAGGAATTTGATCTGCCACAAAAAAAGAAACTACTGCTATTTGGCGCTGCAAACATTAACGACCCCCGAAAAGGTTTCAAACAATTGATCCAAGCACTAGAATTTATGGATGTTAGACACCCTCACTTGGTAAAGGAGCTCGAATTAGTGACCTTTGGAGACTGCAAATCACAAGCAATCAATAAACTACCATATAAGTGGCATAAAATAGATTTCATATCCGATCAAAATAAAATAGCCAACCTGTACAATTGTGCAGATGCGTTTGCCTTACCCTCCATGGAGGATAATTTACCCAATACAGCCATGGAATCTCTGGCATGTGGAGTTCCTGTTGTTGCTTTTAACACTGGCGGTGTACCAGAAATGATCAAACACAAAGAAACAGGATACTTAGCCACTGCTAATAACTGTGATGACTTTGGCATGGGCATTTACCACTTATTATATGAGAACAATGCTGACTATATGAAATACGCAACAACAGCATTTGCCAAAGAAAAATATGCAAACAATACAGTGGCTAAACAATACAACGAATTATATACATCTCTGGTTAGTTAG
- the nadB gene encoding L-aspartate oxidase, with product MRKKVDFLVIGSGIAGLSFALKVAPYGKVLVISKTKLEETNTTYAQGGIAAVTYKPDDFKKHIDDTMIAGDQLSNPDAVRMVVENAPEQIKQLINWGTGFDKTQEGKYDLHKEGGHSEFRILHHLDNTGFEIQRALIEQAKTHENIEFAEDIYAVDIITQHQLGEITYRWRTDVECYGAYVLNEKTGKVDTILSKITMMATGGIGNIYQTTTNPTIATGDGIAMVYRAKGIIENMEFVQFHPTSLYNPKERPSFLITEAMRGYGAILKRKDGVAFMNKYDARGNLAPRDIVARAIDNEMKNTGEDYVYLDVTHKNAEETKKHFPTIYHKCLELGVDITQQMIPVVPAAHYLCGGIKVDLKGRSSIVNLYAAGECSSTGLHGANRLASNSLLEAIVYADVAAKDAAEAVKKIKHKTKIPSWNDEGTTHNEEMVLITQTNKEVEQIMSNYVGIVRSNLRLKRALDRLELIYRETERLFDDSIVTKDLCELRNKINVGYLIIRMAMKRKESRGLHFTLDHNKLRTKI from the coding sequence ATGAGAAAGAAAGTGGACTTTCTGGTAATAGGTTCCGGAATAGCAGGCTTAAGCTTTGCCTTAAAAGTAGCACCTTACGGTAAAGTATTAGTCATTAGCAAAACTAAACTAGAAGAAACAAACACCACATACGCTCAAGGCGGCATTGCTGCTGTTACGTATAAACCGGACGATTTTAAAAAACATATTGACGACACCATGATAGCGGGCGATCAGCTCTCTAACCCAGACGCCGTTAGAATGGTTGTTGAAAATGCACCTGAACAAATTAAGCAACTAATCAATTGGGGCACAGGCTTTGACAAGACACAAGAAGGAAAATACGACTTACACAAAGAAGGTGGTCATTCCGAATTTCGTATTCTTCACCACCTCGACAACACCGGCTTTGAAATTCAACGCGCCTTAATTGAACAGGCCAAAACACATGAAAACATTGAGTTTGCTGAAGACATCTATGCCGTTGACATTATTACTCAACACCAATTAGGCGAAATAACCTACCGCTGGCGTACCGATGTAGAATGTTATGGCGCCTACGTACTCAATGAAAAAACAGGCAAAGTAGACACCATACTATCTAAAATAACAATGATGGCAACCGGTGGTATCGGTAACATATACCAAACTACTACCAATCCAACAATTGCTACCGGCGATGGCATTGCCATGGTATACCGGGCAAAAGGCATCATCGAGAACATGGAGTTTGTGCAGTTTCACCCCACCTCCTTGTATAATCCCAAAGAACGTCCTTCCTTTCTTATTACAGAAGCCATGCGTGGTTACGGCGCTATTTTAAAAAGAAAAGATGGCGTTGCCTTTATGAATAAATACGACGCTAGAGGCAATCTAGCACCCCGCGATATTGTAGCCCGCGCCATCGATAATGAAATGAAAAACACAGGAGAAGACTATGTTTACTTGGATGTGACCCACAAAAATGCAGAGGAAACAAAAAAACACTTCCCTACCATCTACCATAAATGTCTGGAACTTGGAGTGGATATTACCCAACAGATGATTCCGGTAGTTCCTGCAGCTCATTATCTGTGTGGCGGAATTAAAGTAGACCTAAAAGGCCGTAGCTCTATCGTTAACCTTTATGCAGCTGGAGAATGTTCTTCAACAGGTTTACATGGAGCAAACCGATTAGCAAGTAACTCTTTACTCGAAGCAATCGTATACGCCGATGTAGCCGCTAAAGATGCAGCTGAAGCAGTCAAGAAAATAAAGCATAAAACAAAAATACCTAGTTGGAACGACGAGGGAACAACCCACAACGAAGAAATGGTATTGATTACACAAACCAACAAAGAGGTGGAGCAAATCATGAGCAACTATGTTGGCATTGTTCGCTCCAACCTTCGACTAAAAAGAGCATTGGACAGACTGGAACTCATCTATCGAGAAACAGAGCGTCTTTTTGACGATTCCATTGTCACCAAAGATTTGTGTGAGCTGCGAAATAAAATAAACGTTGGCTACTTAATCATACGAATGGCCATGAAGCGTAAAGAAAGTAGAGGGCTACACTTCACGCTCGACCACAATAAATTAAGAACCAAAATATAA
- a CDS encoding DUF4890 domain-containing protein, whose amino-acid sequence MKQLIFSLIAILAISFSVEAQRPQKGKMGTPEEMAQKQTERMKESLNLSDEQEAKVKSINLEFAEKQQELVNSSSGDRTAMRESMKTIREDKKAALKKVLTDEQYKKMETQEKETGERRGQRRN is encoded by the coding sequence ATGAAGCAATTAATATTTAGTCTGATTGCAATACTTGCAATATCATTTTCGGTTGAAGCACAACGTCCTCAAAAAGGAAAAATGGGTACTCCCGAAGAAATGGCTCAAAAGCAAACCGAACGTATGAAAGAAAGCTTAAATCTAAGCGATGAACAAGAAGCAAAAGTTAAAAGCATCAACTTGGAATTTGCCGAAAAACAACAGGAACTAGTCAATAGTTCATCAGGTGACAGAACTGCAATGCGTGAAAGTATGAAGACAATACGAGAAGACAAAAAAGCAGCATTAAAAAAAGTATTAACTGATGAGCAATACAAAAAAATGGAAACCCAAGAAAAAGAAACAGGAGAACGTCGTGGACAAAGACGTAATTAA
- a CDS encoding LipL32 family surface lipoprotein — MKKTLTILGITLIAALTLSNVSAQKLGKFGSLTTKKVGPKTVAVPYTDVVTYLGFAAPNTEDAVVDGKKFYYIYLWVPAVAPEIGVRMMSPVGSTKIKNAIESKGYTENKDSKDYFDTYITIEKSNILTKDKISAEGVKDAKWTVLSRNDDSSEMPKNPAGRKYNSLLRYKSKAGDPLKALSVGLYRIGFTTYKKGEVNGTFLAQVATPVALPGVGIAKTIDELLTQINE; from the coding sequence ATGAAAAAAACTTTAACCATTTTAGGAATTACCTTGATCGCAGCCCTTACTTTAAGTAATGTATCGGCACAAAAATTAGGAAAATTTGGTAGCCTTACAACGAAAAAAGTGGGTCCCAAAACAGTGGCTGTACCATATACCGATGTTGTTACATACTTAGGTTTTGCTGCTCCAAACACCGAAGACGCAGTAGTAGATGGTAAGAAATTTTACTACATCTACCTATGGGTTCCTGCAGTAGCCCCCGAAATAGGTGTCAGAATGATGTCACCTGTAGGATCTACAAAGATAAAAAATGCCATAGAATCTAAAGGATACACTGAAAACAAAGATTCTAAAGACTATTTTGACACCTATATCACCATTGAAAAATCAAACATCTTAACAAAAGATAAAATCTCTGCAGAGGGTGTCAAAGATGCTAAATGGACAGTCTTAAGCAGAAATGATGATAGCAGTGAAATGCCAAAAAATCCGGCCGGAAGAAAATATAACTCATTATTAAGATATAAAAGTAAAGCCGGTGATCCATTGAAAGCTCTATCAGTTGGTCTATACCGAATTGGCTTTACCACCTATAAAAAAGGTGAAGTAAATGGTACATTTTTGGCTCAAGTAGCAACTCCTGTGGCCTTACCTGGTGTAGGAATCGCTAAAACAATCGATGAATTATTAACGCAGATAAATGAATAA
- a CDS encoding glycosyltransferase family 2 protein, which yields MRFYPKISIITVVYNGQDTLEATIKSIEKQSYKNIEYIVIDGGSKDLTLSLIQQYKHVITHWISEPDQGIYDAMNKGMNMASGDYLWFINSGDEIFDVTTLEHTVASMPNADIYYGETVMIDPDGNTIGNRRLKTPHSLNWKSLKKGMLVSHQSFIVKRTLVTHYNLKYHFSADFEWCLLAMRKAQTICNTHLILSRFLDGGYTKQNILPGLRERFLIMVEQYGLAATLYHHIFITLKFLRYVLKHKRF from the coding sequence ATGCGCTTTTATCCTAAAATATCTATTATCACCGTGGTGTACAATGGGCAAGATACCCTCGAAGCCACCATCAAAAGCATTGAAAAACAAAGTTATAAAAACATAGAATATATTGTTATCGACGGAGGATCAAAGGATTTAACACTTTCTCTTATTCAACAATATAAACATGTTATTACCCACTGGATCAGCGAACCTGATCAAGGCATTTACGATGCCATGAACAAAGGAATGAATATGGCCAGTGGTGACTATCTTTGGTTTATAAATTCAGGCGATGAAATATTCGATGTTACAACGCTTGAACACACAGTGGCATCTATGCCCAATGCCGATATTTATTATGGCGAAACGGTGATGATAGATCCCGATGGAAATACCATAGGCAATAGGAGACTAAAAACTCCTCATTCTCTCAACTGGAAAAGCTTAAAAAAAGGAATGTTGGTCAGTCACCAGTCGTTTATCGTAAAAAGAACACTGGTGACACATTACAACTTAAAATATCACTTTTCCGCCGATTTTGAATGGTGCCTATTGGCCATGAGAAAGGCCCAAACTATTTGTAACACACACTTGATACTTTCCCGCTTCCTCGACGGTGGGTACACCAAGCAAAACATCCTCCCTGGCTTAAGGGAACGATTCCTCATTATGGTGGAGCAATATGGCCTGGCTGCTACCTTGTATCATCACATTTTTATCACGCTAAAATTCCTACGCTACGTGTTAAAACACAAACGTTTTTAA
- a CDS encoding toxin-antitoxin system YwqK family antitoxin, which translates to MKTQNLIIAFLFISLYSLAQETSLEIQEISVINYGDNRLLYRELNENKTPLEGKHRIIDGYNSAYIIASFKNGMYHGNYQYFKNNTLRDSANYVNGYRDGLCKKYEFQGRMISSGEYTKGKLDGLFTTYNQNGKIETQQEFTMGIENGFFRRYNTETGKISQETFYKDGKADSIWVQHYWNSAGSYTQYSQFKNGIQIGKFTRIADNDTCILKGFYSDGKKNGLWTYKNEDGTLKKEISYKNGQKNGPFKLYYKDGTLKKEGYYENNQIIDKTEYRPNGRKIKNKKLHIDYNK; encoded by the coding sequence ATGAAAACACAAAATTTAATCATTGCATTTTTATTTATTAGCTTGTATAGCTTAGCGCAAGAAACTTCACTTGAAATACAAGAAATTTCAGTCATTAATTATGGCGACAATCGCCTTCTATACCGAGAATTAAACGAGAACAAAACACCATTGGAAGGAAAACACCGAATTATTGATGGATATAATTCAGCGTACATTATCGCCTCTTTTAAAAATGGCATGTACCACGGCAATTACCAATACTTCAAAAACAACACACTTCGAGATTCTGCCAATTATGTGAACGGTTATAGAGATGGACTATGCAAAAAATATGAATTTCAAGGCAGAATGATTTCATCCGGTGAATATACCAAAGGAAAACTCGATGGTTTATTCACAACCTATAATCAAAATGGTAAAATTGAAACCCAACAAGAATTTACTATGGGAATTGAAAATGGTTTTTTTCGTAGATACAACACTGAAACAGGTAAAATAAGTCAAGAAACATTTTACAAAGATGGTAAAGCAGATAGCATTTGGGTGCAACATTATTGGAACAGCGCAGGCAGCTACACCCAATACAGCCAATTTAAAAATGGAATACAAATTGGAAAATTCACTAGAATAGCTGATAATGACACATGTATCCTCAAGGGTTTTTATAGTGATGGCAAAAAAAATGGTTTATGGACTTACAAAAACGAAGATGGTACACTAAAGAAAGAAATATCTTATAAAAACGGTCAAAAGAATGGACCTTTCAAACTTTATTACAAAGACGGCACGCTAAAAAAAGAAGGCTATTACGAAAACAACCAAATAATTGACAAAACAGAATATAGACCCAACGGACGAAAAATAAAAAATAAAAAACTTCATATTGATTATAATAAATAA